The genomic interval GGAAAAAAATGACCATGAGGCCTATGTTCTCAGCGGGTAATGATACGGCGGTGCTGCGCAAGCAACACGCTGAACTGTTCTCCCTGCAGCGGCGCTATCTGTGGCGCATTGGCATGCTGGCGTTGGCGATGGTCGTCTACTACCTGTGGTTTTTGTCGACGTTCGGCATCACGCTGGCGCAGTGGGGGCACGGCGTGGGCGAGCTGGGCCGCTATTTTCTGCGGATGTTCGTCTGGCACGATTTCCTCGACTGGCCGTTCGGCTACTACCTGTCGCAGGTATTTATCACGATCGCCATCGTATTCGCCGGGACGCTGACGGCGACGTTCGTCGCACTGCCGCTGTCGTTTCTGGCGGCGCGTAATGTGATGCACGAACCGTGGCAGCGCCCGGTGGCGTTGCTGGTGCGGCGGCTGCTGGACGTGCTACGCGGCATCGATATGGCGATCTGGGGGCTGATTTTCGTGCGGGCGGTGGGCATGGGGCCGTTGTCCGGCGCGCTGGCGATCCTGATGCAGGATACCGGCCTGCTCGGCAAACTGTACGCCGAAGGGCACGAAGCGGTGGAGCGCGCGCCCAGTCGCGGGTTGGGTGCGGTCGGCGCCAACAGTTGGCAGAAGCACCGTTTCGGCATTTTCACCCAATCATTCCCGGCGTTTCTGGCGCTCAGTCTGTACCAGATGGAATCGAACGTGCGTTCGGCGGCGGTGTTGGGGTTTGTCGGCGCGGGCGGCGTCGGCCTGGTCTATGCCGAAAACATGCGGTTATGGAACTGGGATGTGGTGATGTTCATCACCTTGATTCTGGTGGTGGTGGTGATGGCGATGGATGTGCTCTCCGCACGCCTGCGCCAACGCTATATCACCGGCAAACCGGTGCCGTTGTTTGAATCACAACCATCGCCACGTTGAGCGGTTGATCTTTATTGAGGCATCGGCTAATGCCGACATGACCCCTGAACAGAGTTCCTGTTTGCTCCGCCCACTGAAAGGCGCGGTTATCCTCAACGGCGCGGATATCCACCGCCAGTCCACCGCCGAAGTGGCGCGTGAACTGGCGATGTTGCCGCAGATGCCGGACGCGCCGGAAGGCATTAGCGTGAAACATCTGGTCAGCCTGGGGCGCTCCCCGTATCAAAACGGGTTGCAGCAGTGGTCGCCGGAAGATGAACGGATGGTGAACCTGGCGCTGGTACAAACCGGCACCCAGCAACTGGCGGAACGACCGGTGGATGCGTTGTCCGGCGGTCAGCGTCAGCGGGTGTGGATAGCGATGACGCTGGCGCAGGACAACGAGGTGGTGCTGCTGGACGAGCCCACGACGTTCCTCGATCTGGCACACCAGATTGAGGTGCTGGATTTGTTGCGTGAGTTGAACCGCCAGCACGGCAAAACCATCATTATGGTGCTGCACGACCTTAATCTGGCTTGCCGTTACGCCGACCACATGGTGGCGGTGCACGATCGCACCGCTTTCGCGCAGGGCGCACCGGCCGAGATTCTCGACGAAGCGCTGGTCAATACGGTGTTCAACCTGGACTGCCGTATCATCCCCGACCCGTTTTTCCATACGCCATTGTGTATTCCGTTCGGGCGCGA from Musicola paradisiaca NCPPB 2511 carries:
- a CDS encoding ABC transporter ATP-binding protein, which translates into the protein MNHNHRHVERLIFIEASANADMTPEQSSCLLRPLKGAVILNGADIHRQSTAEVARELAMLPQMPDAPEGISVKHLVSLGRSPYQNGLQQWSPEDERMVNLALVQTGTQQLAERPVDALSGGQRQRVWIAMTLAQDNEVVLLDEPTTFLDLAHQIEVLDLLRELNRQHGKTIIMVLHDLNLACRYADHMVAVHDRTAFAQGAPAEILDEALVNTVFNLDCRIIPDPFFHTPLCIPFGREKPPEDAPSTC
- the phnE gene encoding phosphonate ABC transporter, permease protein PhnE, which translates into the protein MFSAGNDTAVLRKQHAELFSLQRRYLWRIGMLALAMVVYYLWFLSTFGITLAQWGHGVGELGRYFLRMFVWHDFLDWPFGYYLSQVFITIAIVFAGTLTATFVALPLSFLAARNVMHEPWQRPVALLVRRLLDVLRGIDMAIWGLIFVRAVGMGPLSGALAILMQDTGLLGKLYAEGHEAVERAPSRGLGAVGANSWQKHRFGIFTQSFPAFLALSLYQMESNVRSAAVLGFVGAGGVGLVYAENMRLWNWDVVMFITLILVVVVMAMDVLSARLRQRYITGKPVPLFESQPSPR